The genomic window AAAGTAATGCCTGGACATTATTCTATTGTATAGAACATCAGGTCCTAGAGCCAAGCTAACTAAACAATCCAAAGTAATGAGATGAGTCATTGTGCCAACAGTGACATGCATAAGCTCCATTTACAATAATTTAGTGCTGTAGAATGGTGCAGAAAGAATACTGAAAACTGCAGTGgcaaagaactaaaaaaaaacaaacaaaaaaaaccccaacacacCCAGAGTGAACCGGAGGGAATTTTAAGTGTCAGTAGGAGAGGAGCAGCTTCTTCATGAGGCCGGTCGAGAGGTCGTCACACTTTGCTTTTGCATGAGAAGCTGAAGGAGGATCCAAGGATGGAACATCTGATGGATCATCAAATCAATGCAGTCCCAGTCCagtgatgtagttttcagcagaATTTCCAACCGATTCTTGTGTCCATTATCAATGGGAATGGTCAGAACTTATGTAGACATTTATTTGAACGTCATTGCGTGCATTTCACTTGGTGTAATGTACAAATAAATCATTAGCGATAGACTGAAGGCTTTATGGTTGGAGCTCAAGTGTGTGTAATGTAGCAAGATGTCAATAACCGTTGTGACAACCAGGAAACTTAGACTATTGATTTGTGGATCCAAGGTCTTTGTATCATCCCAAGAGTTTGtttcaaagaaaaacaaaaactgtacagTAGGAAGTACTTCATGGTAAAATCTAATCTTTATTTAAACTTTTAAGGTTCATTATTCCAAAAGATGGATTAACACATGAAAAAGCTAGAGTACATTATGTTAAAGTGCGAAAAGAgattaggagtgatttgggttcAGGAAGATGCATGTATTTTAAGACAGGAGAGCAAAAACTCAAAACATGAATACAAAACTCATTGTCATGTTCAGTAAAAAGGTAATTGCACATGAAAAATGTTAACAGTTCATTCCATATTTCTTTtgttatgcttaattttcttgtTTTCCCCTTTTGAAGAGCTGCATTGTAAACAGACAAGTTAAATCTCATGCCAGTTCAGGACAACcagacaattaactgttaaataaaacaaaaaaaaaacccaggcaCACACACAGACCAGATAGTAGCAGCTATTGCACATACAGGAATTTAAGCCATATCCTCTAAATGGAAATTGGAAGTGCCACTGTTGATCTTTTCTATTTCTTCTCTTTTTGctctctgatgttttttttagttgaaCTTTGATAGGTCCACCCCCAGAGACTTCAGAAGGAACACTGACAACAAGAACTACAGTGAGATTTAGTTATGGGGAATGTAAAACAACCAGAGGGAGGTAGGGGACATTACTTGAGCTGATAGGGAGATGAACTATACATTACCTGCAAAAGAGTTCTCAGTCTTTTCACAGATACCAGAATAGTATGGAGGCTGGACATCATCTGGGTTTTCCTCTGCTTGCTGCAAAGTGACAAGCACTGATGAAGGATCTATGGCTTCCTCCGACTCTGGCACCTTCTCTCCAGAATGCTCAGCAGAGTCTTCTTCCCGTTTCCCACATTCAATATACTGCTGCTCTTCCTGGCATGGCTGAGTGAGAGGCTGCTGGAGGAGCCCAGACTCCTTGGCCTCTTCGGGCAGCTCCTCCAGTGAGAAGATTCCAGGGCTTTTGATGCAGCTCTCCCCTGTTGACTGGGCATTGGAGTTTGATGCTGTGGTCATTGTGTCAAAACCGTAAGATGCCTGCGAGGTAGCTGAAGGTGGAGTAGTGTCTTCAGCTACACCGCTCTCCCCCTCCTCCATCTCTAAACCTTCTTCTACAGTAGACAGGCAGCGTTTGGCAGAAGGCTGGATGTCAAAGACAATATTGCTGACACCTGGACTCTCCAAGGAGTCTTCCAGCTGAGCTTCCCCCTCTGTGTCACTGGCCTCATCTTCTGTTACAGAGGACGAAGTGGGGTTCGACGTGGGGGCAGTTGCAGGGCCTCCGACGATCTCATCAGCAGGCAAGGTCTCTGCCTCGGCATCATCCTCTATCTCCCGGTCCAGGTTCTGGTGGTCTACATCAAGTTTGGGAGAGAGCTGAGGAGCTTGGACATCCTGGGGCTGGAGGTTCCCATCTCGACTGTTATCATTTAGTTCCTCAGGAGTGCTCGTCTCACTGCTCAGTGTGCTTGACAGCGACATCCCGGGGGCAGACGGGGGGGCTACAGTTGTGGTTTGCTGAACCGAAGCTGGACCAGGCTGCTCCATATACATCTGAGCCTCTAGACTTTGTAGATGATCTTTATCTGAGGAAGGTTGGGGAGCTTCTTGGTTTTCAGGAACAAAAGGCGCAGAGCCCAGTTCCAGCCAGGCCTGTGCTGGAGAATGAGTCGGGGTCTCTGAGTCTGCTTGCCAGGGGTCTGCCAGAGGACTTGCTGCAGCTGCTCCAGCCACATGTCTGGGTTCAGAGGCATGTTGATCTAGTACCTGTAGAGGCTGGGGAGGTTCTGCCCAGGGATCAGCAAATGGATTGGGCTGGTCCCACTGAGCAGCTGGGGCTGAGGGCAGCTGAGGAGGCGGAGGGGGTGGCTGGGCCACTCTGTTCAAGTTGTCCAGTCTTTCATCTTCAGCAAAGTCATCTTCATCAGCATTTCCGTAGCTTTCCAAGCCACTTTCCGTCACACCCTCACTAGCCATCTccacatcttcatcatcatcatccacatCATTGTCATCTCTAGTTCTCTGTGGTTCATCCGTCCGCTCTGATCCAACATCCATGTCACACACCCGGTCATCATCATCCtcgtcatcttcatcctcctcatagTCATTAACTGGTATGTCAGGAACCTTCTCAAAGTCAGGTGATCCTGCAGAGGCTCCTTCCATGTCAATGGCTCCTTTGAGGCTGCCGTCACCCAGATCATCCATGCTCTCTGTCCCCTCCAGGACACCAGGTGCACTTAATTCGGATGCACCTTGCTGACTGACGCTCACCTCCTCCGAGTCCAGCTCAGAGAGCAGGGCACCACCAACTCTCCAGGCAGATCCTCCAACTGGGCCAGCAGATCCTGGACGAGACTCCTCAGTGGGCTGTGTGGTCCCACTCATCTCTGACACAGAAACCAACTGACTTCCTTCCcgttcctcctcatcctcctcctcattgaGATTGGTGGAGGGAGCCATTTGAGGGATGATGTTCTCTGCTGCTATGGGAGCTTTAGATGTTGAAGGGGCTTGGTCAGTTACCAGGTAAAATGGCTCCTCAGATGGCTGTGGAGGAGAGGCCACTGGTGGTAATGAAGGCTCAGCTGGTGTAGCAATCTGCTCCTGTGTTGGTAGTGAATGTACACTGCTTTCTTGATGCTCCTGCAGCGGTAAGGCTGTCCTGACAGGGCTCTGTGGAGGAGAAAGAGCAGCTGCATGGCTTTCAGCAGTCTCTTCTTGTACCACCTCTGGTTGAGTGCTCTGAGCCAAGACTGTTGGAGAAGCTTTCTCTGGCACAGAGGCAGCAAGGGATGATCCTTGTGGTAAAACTACATTAGCTTCTGCTTGTGTTTCTGGCACAGCTTCTGCTGTTGCCACCCTTGCTGCCACTGCACCAGCAACACCACTTGAAGCGCTACTTACTGAAGTAGTAGCAGGTGCTGTAGCATTTGAAACTGCTGTTTTCTTGCTTGCAGTGAAAGGTGAAACAGCCTGCATAGGTTTTTGTCCACGTTTTGCCTGAGGGGTGTTGTTTACAGGTTTGTTGCTGGCTGGAGAAGCAGGTGGGGTCCGGCCAATAGGTGGTTTGTTAAGAGCGAGGAATTGCCCAACAACAGGTTTGTTTATGCCACTGGGTTTTGCAGCTTGAGATTTGGACTGTGATGTTTTCGGCTCTGCTGCCTTGGTTGTAGCCCATTTAGAAGCAGTGTTGAGCTTCACTGCCGCTGTGGGTTTTGAGGGCTCAGGTCTTTTGGAGGCAGCAGAGCTTGAAGCTGTTGGCTTCTTGGTCACTGCAGCAGTGGGCGGTCGGTTGACGTCTGGAGCAGGagagaagaaaaatgtaattattaaaaatgaacatttgttaatttatttacttaGTCTATCAAAAAGATAAGTATCTTGGGCTGGATTTATGCCAAGTTACTTTCCTTACAATTCACAATTTCCAAGGGTCATTAACATCACAGTGTAACAGTTCTgacatatatatacactgaaagAAAAAAGTGCCCACTATTCCAAGTTCAAGATCTAAACAATCTTGACCTTGGAAATGATATGGTTAACCAACTTTTAAAAAACAGTTTAATCATCATCTAAAGAGTGAttcagttattacaaatgttcaccTTTCTTGACAGCTTGAGTTTTGGGTGGCTGTGCCACTGTGGTTTTGCCAGTAGAGGGTGCTGTGGTAATTCTGGAGGCAGCAGTTTTTGCAGTTGAAGTTGTGGTGGGCCTCGTAGCAAGCCGAGATGTTGAGGGAGCTGTGGCAGGCCTGAAGCGTGAGAAAGTATTTGGTTGGCATAAAAACAACAGAAGTAATgtaggaaaaaagagaaaagagtgaTGTAGCTAAAATTTGGTAGTCAATCTGATTCTCAAGAGCTACATACATTTACAAGcataaaaatattacattacaaaTACTAATAAATGACCCAATCTAATGTAGACCACAAAAGCAATTTCAGTAATGGGAACCCATTAGCATAGCCCCATCTATCTACTGACTCACATTAATGCTCTTGTTCCTTGTTCTCCAGTCACTACACCAGGAAAGGGAAAGGTGTAATGGGATGTGAGAATGACAGAaggaaaaaacaagatggaaagtgaacagaaaatttcaataaaggaacaatgacataaaaaaaagtaaatgctgCGGGAGATGAGAACTGAGATGAAGAgagggataaaaaaaaagaggggaCACTGTTGTGAGAAAATGGTGAAAGAGAGCAAGAAAAAGGGGACAGGAAGTAGTAAATGAAGAGTAAGACTGAGGAAAACTGAGGTGGCCAGTGATGTTGAAGAGAAAAGTAAAGTAGGAAAACAAAACTATAGGATGCCAGCACCAAGTGAGAGACAGGAGGACAGTTTAAAAATCAATCTTGTATTAGGTTCTTTGTCAGCCGTCTAGTCTGGAGGAGTTTGTAGAATTTCTCACACTGAACTATAACATGTAGTaattgctttaaccctttcatgcatgaattatgagaacattaaatcaagatttttttctttattcctctttgggcattaaataaacaatgtgattattattattatttttttttttttttttttaaatgaagctatttttcatggagttgcaaaaatgtccaccaagctggacaccatgagtttaatttttgaaccaaagaaacatgtatttactgatatactgtgtgaaaactatgaaataaaaacattaaatgctgctaatttgatgttttctcacattttaacatacactacaaacaaaaagttatggatagttttaatttttgggctacagttttaatttttgggctattttttttcagttgggattcttacacaacactttttacttttttgtgtgtgaactgaaacatttattttaatgaccaaacagttttatttacaaatggcaaaaatgacaaaaaaaaaacaaacaaaaaacttaactttttgtttgtagtgtattct from Sphaeramia orbicularis chromosome 1, fSphaOr1.1, whole genome shotgun sequence includes these protein-coding regions:
- the prr36a gene encoding titin homolog isoform X1; translated protein: MKPDGVNMETTEPTEAAAVAESSSSLANITEQAPSQPEEATNDAPPQAVAKVSGKPVAANPKVNPRTKHPTSKNEGASTSTSRPGTASHRTVNDIKSVNNASAKTTAVKKTTATTKTASASTSGAIPRRPVGTAAAVPSAPRNQTKVPNKKPVGPARTTSAAATTATNGTRSTTVNGAATKTVNVARPKPAATTSRPAVSTGPKSGTSTAAKADGAAVLKTTRPATAPSTSRLATRPTTTSTAKTAASRITTAPSTGKTTVAQPPKTQAVKKDVNRPPTAAVTKKPTASSSAASKRPEPSKPTAAVKLNTASKWATTKAAEPKTSQSKSQAAKPSGINKPVVGQFLALNKPPIGRTPPASPASNKPVNNTPQAKRGQKPMQAVSPFTASKKTAVSNATAPATTSVSSASSGVAGAVAARVATAEAVPETQAEANVVLPQGSSLAASVPEKASPTVLAQSTQPEVVQEETAESHAAALSPPQSPVRTALPLQEHQESSVHSLPTQEQIATPAEPSLPPVASPPQPSEEPFYLVTDQAPSTSKAPIAAENIIPQMAPSTNLNEEEDEEEREGSQLVSVSEMSGTTQPTEESRPGSAGPVGGSAWRVGGALLSELDSEEVSVSQQGASELSAPGVLEGTESMDDLGDGSLKGAIDMEGASAGSPDFEKVPDIPVNDYEEDEDDEDDDDRVCDMDVGSERTDEPQRTRDDNDVDDDDEDVEMASEGVTESGLESYGNADEDDFAEDERLDNLNRVAQPPPPPPQLPSAPAAQWDQPNPFADPWAEPPQPLQVLDQHASEPRHVAGAAAASPLADPWQADSETPTHSPAQAWLELGSAPFVPENQEAPQPSSDKDHLQSLEAQMYMEQPGPASVQQTTTVAPPSAPGMSLSSTLSSETSTPEELNDNSRDGNLQPQDVQAPQLSPKLDVDHQNLDREIEDDAEAETLPADEIVGGPATAPTSNPTSSSVTEDEASDTEGEAQLEDSLESPGVSNIVFDIQPSAKRCLSTVEEGLEMEEGESGVAEDTTPPSATSQASYGFDTMTTASNSNAQSTGESCIKSPGIFSLEELPEEAKESGLLQQPLTQPCQEEQQYIECGKREEDSAEHSGEKVPESEEAIDPSSVLVTLQQAEENPDDVQPPYYSGICEKTENSFAGFTDLPHPHRREHSAYPRSYCDIVKPLYAAVTPPKLTCADLPPRSPGQQALSPQLRRLEQHQRQLQEMQQRREQQNRPLEEAEQERKRRQEEEQRKKKEEAEEEIKRNKEEDRKVQEQAEVAQKEEEELKQRRDLELQLHQQQQELKQRQQIMQWQQELQQSSKGQTVLLSPSSGLCTIYEALENSDEEDAEGEEEEGIKELKPVKQKKQLRHEMSDQELDTNCERGTPEKDKHQESSPSAHIPSPLPDSPQTPSNLFQDGDGSSPERPPPLDLDWGKKVDIVHQLINQTLLLNGDGCSSLLLLPGGAGGTLSPLESSLWPSLLPPLTPPSATVTSVSSFSPETTGSSPQGEWTVVELETHH
- the prr36a gene encoding titin homolog isoform X2, giving the protein MPATAPSTSRLATRPTTTSTAKTAASRITTAPSTGKTTVAQPPKTQAVKKDVNRPPTAAVTKKPTASSSAASKRPEPSKPTAAVKLNTASKWATTKAAEPKTSQSKSQAAKPSGINKPVVGQFLALNKPPIGRTPPASPASNKPVNNTPQAKRGQKPMQAVSPFTASKKTAVSNATAPATTSVSSASSGVAGAVAARVATAEAVPETQAEANVVLPQGSSLAASVPEKASPTVLAQSTQPEVVQEETAESHAAALSPPQSPVRTALPLQEHQESSVHSLPTQEQIATPAEPSLPPVASPPQPSEEPFYLVTDQAPSTSKAPIAAENIIPQMAPSTNLNEEEDEEEREGSQLVSVSEMSGTTQPTEESRPGSAGPVGGSAWRVGGALLSELDSEEVSVSQQGASELSAPGVLEGTESMDDLGDGSLKGAIDMEGASAGSPDFEKVPDIPVNDYEEDEDDEDDDDRVCDMDVGSERTDEPQRTRDDNDVDDDDEDVEMASEGVTESGLESYGNADEDDFAEDERLDNLNRVAQPPPPPPQLPSAPAAQWDQPNPFADPWAEPPQPLQVLDQHASEPRHVAGAAAASPLADPWQADSETPTHSPAQAWLELGSAPFVPENQEAPQPSSDKDHLQSLEAQMYMEQPGPASVQQTTTVAPPSAPGMSLSSTLSSETSTPEELNDNSRDGNLQPQDVQAPQLSPKLDVDHQNLDREIEDDAEAETLPADEIVGGPATAPTSNPTSSSVTEDEASDTEGEAQLEDSLESPGVSNIVFDIQPSAKRCLSTVEEGLEMEEGESGVAEDTTPPSATSQASYGFDTMTTASNSNAQSTGESCIKSPGIFSLEELPEEAKESGLLQQPLTQPCQEEQQYIECGKREEDSAEHSGEKVPESEEAIDPSSVLVTLQQAEENPDDVQPPYYSGICEKTENSFAGFTDLPHPHRREHSAYPRSYCDIVKPLYAAVTPPKLTCADLPPRSPGQQALSPQLRRLEQHQRQLQEMQQRREQQNRPLEEAEQERKRRQEEEQRKKKEEAEEEIKRNKEEDRKVQEQAEVAQKEEEELKQRRDLELQLHQQQQELKQRQQIMQWQQELQQSSKGQTVLLSPSSGLCTIYEALENSDEEDAEGEEEEGIKELKPVKQKKQLRHEMSDQELDTNCERGTPEKDKHQESSPSAHIPSPLPDSPQTPSNLFQDGDGSSPERPPPLDLDWGKKVDIVHQLINQTLLLNGDGCSSLLLLPGGAGGTLSPLESSLWPSLLPPLTPPSATVTSVSSFSPETTGSSPQGEWTVVELETHH